From the genome of Colwellia psychrerythraea 34H, one region includes:
- a CDS encoding MFS transporter, whose protein sequence is MTKLPFYEKVGYAMGDAAANLVWRGALAYLAVFYTDTFGLTAAAAAMLFLVVRLSDGVTDIIMGMIGDRTNTRWGKFRPWILWSTPFLALFMVLSFTTPDLSYSNKLIYAYVTYIGLTLAYTVNNVPYSALMGVMTPSDTERTSLSGFRFAGAFAGGLLVMGFLPDLVAYFGEGNDAIGYQYSMYLFAAILIALMLITFASTKERVTPNTDESSNLKSDLLDLSKNLPFIVLPLLAMTLFFYYRDIYSGIFFVIIMGSMLILIKRLIKKTPKNLGGTQRDMVDLLTNKPWLILLGIGFLTMMFNGIKYGTIAYYFKYQVGDELMAGKYFIALLLVSILGALSTSYLSKKLGKRQLFIVSLLLSGLLTTAFYWVPKGNVSAIFALGCSAEFFAAIMPTLFFTMLGDSADYSEWKNGRRATGLIYSAGTFVQKTGGGFAGALVLVVLAGYGYDGMDKSTIASSLPGMQLLMSWIPASFAFAGAALMIFYPLTCKQNQQIGNELILRRTPLAAA, encoded by the coding sequence ATGACTAAACTCCCCTTTTATGAAAAAGTAGGTTACGCCATGGGCGATGCTGCAGCTAATTTAGTTTGGCGCGGTGCTTTAGCTTACTTAGCCGTATTTTATACTGATACTTTTGGTTTAACCGCTGCCGCTGCCGCCATGCTATTTTTGGTGGTACGTTTATCAGATGGTGTAACCGACATAATAATGGGTATGATTGGCGATAGAACCAATACTCGTTGGGGAAAGTTTCGCCCTTGGATATTATGGTCAACACCTTTTTTAGCCTTGTTTATGGTACTAAGTTTCACTACTCCTGACTTAAGTTATAGCAACAAACTTATTTATGCTTATGTAACCTATATCGGTTTGACGCTTGCATACACAGTAAACAACGTACCTTATTCGGCGTTAATGGGCGTGATGACGCCAAGTGATACAGAGCGTACTAGTTTATCTGGCTTTCGTTTTGCTGGTGCCTTTGCAGGTGGTTTGCTTGTAATGGGTTTTCTACCTGACTTAGTTGCCTATTTTGGTGAGGGTAATGATGCCATAGGTTATCAATATAGCATGTACTTATTTGCCGCAATTTTGATAGCCTTAATGTTAATTACTTTTGCGAGTACCAAAGAACGTGTTACGCCAAACACTGATGAATCAAGTAATTTAAAATCTGACTTGCTCGATTTAAGTAAAAACCTACCTTTTATTGTTCTACCACTATTAGCGATGACATTATTCTTCTATTACCGTGATATTTATAGCGGCATATTTTTTGTTATTATCATGGGCTCCATGTTAATTCTCATTAAGAGGTTAATCAAAAAAACACCTAAAAACTTAGGTGGTACTCAAAGAGATATGGTGGACTTACTTACCAATAAACCTTGGTTAATATTACTCGGCATTGGTTTTCTAACTATGATGTTTAATGGCATTAAATACGGCACTATTGCCTACTATTTCAAATACCAAGTGGGTGATGAACTCATGGCAGGGAAATACTTTATTGCCTTATTACTCGTTTCTATATTAGGCGCATTATCAACAAGTTATTTATCAAAAAAATTAGGTAAACGACAATTATTTATTGTCTCACTTCTGCTAAGTGGTTTGCTTACTACTGCTTTTTATTGGGTACCTAAGGGCAATGTTAGTGCTATTTTTGCTTTAGGTTGTAGTGCTGAATTTTTTGCAGCCATAATGCCAACATTATTCTTTACCATGCTAGGTGATTCAGCGGATTACTCTGAATGGAAAAATGGTCGCCGTGCAACCGGCCTCATTTATTCTGCTGGAACGTTCGTGCAAAAAACCGGCGGTGGTTTTGCTGGTGCACTAGTATTGGTTGTGCTTGCTGGCTATGGCTATGATGGCATGGACAAATCAACTATCGCATCGTCACTGCCTGGCATGCAATTATTAATGAGCTGGATTCCAGCTTCCTTTGCCTTTGCTGGCGCTGCCTTAATGATTTTTTACCCGCTAACTTGTAAGCAAAATCAACAAATTGGTAATGAATTAATCCTACGTAGAACACCTTTAGCTGCAGCTTAA
- a CDS encoding glycoside-pentoside-hexuronide (GPH):cation symporter — MISVREKIAYGLGDTASNIIFQTVMMFLLLFYTDVVGLSPAVVGTMFLFVRLIDAVTDPIMGNLADKTRTKWGQFRPYLLWLALPFALISILAFTTPDLTGNNKVIYAFVTYTLLMIAYTAINIPYCGLGGVITADAKERVTVQSYRFVFGMLGGVIVAGATMPMVEWFGQGDTAKGYQYTMVAMSSLGVVLFLLCFLGTKERVKPPENQDSSMKENLQSLWKNDQWRILCIASFYLLTGQVLRLTLAVYYVKYFLGREDLITSFLTLGVVASMIGCAVAQPLAKRVCKIKAYIALQSLSAVICLASFLISPNQIILAFVAFISWKFFLDMASPLLWAKMADTIDYGHKKTGIRVTGLVYSGVIFFIKMGIAIGGALAGWLLTFYGYQADLEQSEATKQGLLLSFTVLPALGSFAVAWVMRKYTLTEQRVVQIQVELSTETK; from the coding sequence ATGATTAGTGTAAGAGAAAAAATTGCTTATGGTTTAGGTGATACTGCCAGTAATATAATCTTTCAAACGGTAATGATGTTCTTATTACTGTTTTACACTGACGTTGTTGGTTTATCTCCTGCTGTGGTTGGTACTATGTTTTTATTCGTACGACTAATCGATGCGGTTACCGATCCAATCATGGGCAACTTAGCCGATAAAACCCGCACTAAGTGGGGACAGTTCCGTCCTTATCTGCTGTGGTTAGCGCTACCTTTTGCTTTGATCAGTATATTAGCTTTCACCACACCCGACTTAACCGGTAATAATAAAGTTATCTATGCTTTTGTCACTTATACCCTTCTTATGATTGCTTATACGGCAATCAATATTCCTTATTGTGGTTTAGGTGGTGTTATTACTGCTGATGCAAAAGAGCGAGTCACGGTACAATCATATCGTTTTGTATTTGGTATGTTAGGCGGCGTCATTGTTGCAGGCGCAACTATGCCAATGGTGGAATGGTTTGGCCAAGGCGATACTGCAAAAGGCTACCAATATACAATGGTCGCAATGAGCAGCTTAGGCGTCGTCTTGTTTTTGTTATGTTTCTTAGGAACAAAAGAACGAGTAAAACCACCAGAAAACCAAGACTCATCGATGAAAGAAAATCTGCAATCATTATGGAAGAATGACCAATGGCGCATATTATGTATTGCTTCTTTTTATTTACTCACGGGGCAAGTTTTACGCCTTACCCTTGCTGTTTATTATGTTAAGTACTTTCTCGGGCGCGAAGATTTAATCACGTCATTTTTAACACTAGGCGTAGTGGCAAGTATGATAGGTTGCGCGGTAGCACAGCCGCTCGCTAAACGTGTATGTAAAATAAAAGCCTATATAGCACTGCAAAGTTTATCCGCAGTTATATGCCTAGCGAGTTTTCTTATTTCCCCCAACCAAATTATTCTTGCGTTTGTCGCCTTTATTTCTTGGAAGTTTTTTCTTGATATGGCTTCACCACTACTGTGGGCAAAAATGGCAGATACCATTGACTATGGTCATAAAAAAACAGGTATTAGGGTAACAGGCCTTGTTTATTCTGGCGTAATATTTTTTATCAAAATGGGTATTGCTATTGGTGGTGCACTTGCTGGATGGTTATTAACTTTTTACGGTTACCAAGCTGATTTAGAACAGAGTGAGGCTACCAAGCAAGGTTTATTATTATCATTTACCGTTTTACCTGCATTAGGTTCATTTGCTGTAGCTTGGGTAATGCGAAAATATACCTTAACCGAACAAAGAGTCGTTCAAATACAGGTAGAATTAAGCACGGAGACTAAGTAA
- a CDS encoding LacI family DNA-binding transcriptional regulator, translated as MATIYEVSKLARVSLATVSRVINKSPQVSDKTRQKVMDAMAELGYRPNSIAQSLASNRTNSVGILVSELHGPFFGQMMAGIESELRAAGKHVIITTGHSEEDKEKDGIEFLISRNCDAIILHVEAVSDEYLIDLCKGHTPVYLMSRYVDEISENCISLNNELGGYLATQSVIELGHSAIAYIGGPQFKADSKDRLVGHKRALAENNISFNDTLYFEGDFKEKGGSDGLKYFNESNKGFSALICANDEMASGAITYAREQGLSLPRDLSIIGFDNIIFARHTYPKLTTIDNPVNSMGHMTAKLVLKNIYQQKNISITHFFEPTLITRDSIISKT; from the coding sequence ATGGCGACAATATACGAAGTTTCAAAACTTGCTAGAGTCTCTTTAGCAACCGTTTCTCGTGTGATAAATAAAAGCCCACAAGTTAGCGATAAAACACGCCAAAAAGTTATGGATGCGATGGCAGAGCTTGGTTACCGTCCTAATTCTATTGCGCAATCATTAGCATCAAACAGAACCAATAGTGTGGGAATTTTAGTGTCAGAATTACATGGTCCATTCTTTGGCCAAATGATGGCTGGCATAGAGTCCGAATTAAGAGCGGCGGGCAAACATGTCATTATTACCACTGGGCACAGTGAAGAAGATAAAGAGAAAGACGGTATCGAGTTTTTAATTAGCCGAAATTGCGATGCTATTATTTTGCATGTAGAAGCGGTTAGCGATGAATACCTCATTGATTTGTGTAAAGGCCACACACCAGTTTATTTAATGAGTCGGTACGTCGATGAGATCAGTGAAAATTGTATTAGCTTAAATAATGAATTAGGTGGATATCTTGCCACCCAATCAGTAATAGAATTAGGTCACTCTGCTATTGCTTATATCGGTGGACCACAATTTAAAGCCGATTCAAAAGACAGATTAGTAGGTCATAAACGAGCATTAGCAGAAAATAATATTTCTTTTAATGACACCTTATATTTTGAAGGTGACTTCAAAGAAAAAGGCGGTAGCGACGGTTTAAAATACTTCAATGAGAGTAATAAAGGATTTAGTGCATTAATTTGTGCCAATGATGAAATGGCTTCAGGCGCGATAACTTATGCCCGAGAGCAAGGACTTTCTCTACCTAGAGATCTATCCATAATAGGCTTTGATAATATCATTTTTGCACGCCATACCTATCCCAAACTAACGACGATAGACAATCCGGTAAATTCGATGGGGCATATGACTGCGAAATTGGTGTTAAAAAATATTTATCAACAAAAGAATATCTCTATTACTCACTTCTTTGAGCCGACACTTATCACTAGAGATTCCATTATTTCCAAAACTTAG
- a CDS encoding glucokinase, protein MKNSQDTQVINLVADIGGTNIRLAITDKDNNINEIKTYQCKDFPHLSNVIYHYLKENGLLNSQVNACLAIACPVDTDSISMTNLPWKFSQKQLKEELKLHSLTLINDYTAIAMAIPLLSDKQKVKIGHGEAENKQPIAVCGPGTGLGVANLVNINNHWYCLGGEGGHTDFAPVDELDVKIFQQLKTTKKRLSYEQLLSGYGLEQIYQALVIINNQEATNAEQSKLSAKEISTQAIAGTCPICQQALSQFCKILGSFSGNLALTTGSFGGVYIAGGIVPRFIDYLKNSEFRARFETKGRMSHLNEQIPTYIITESQPGLLGAAAYLNQVFP, encoded by the coding sequence ATGAAAAATTCACAAGATACTCAAGTAATTAATTTAGTGGCTGATATTGGTGGTACCAATATCAGACTAGCAATCACTGATAAAGACAATAATATCAACGAAATTAAGACTTATCAATGCAAGGACTTTCCACATTTAAGTAATGTGATTTATCATTATTTAAAGGAAAATGGCTTACTTAACTCCCAAGTTAATGCTTGTTTAGCTATAGCTTGTCCTGTTGATACAGACTCAATCTCAATGACAAACTTGCCCTGGAAGTTTTCACAAAAACAGCTTAAGGAAGAGCTTAAATTACATAGTTTAACGCTAATAAATGATTATACTGCTATTGCAATGGCTATTCCGTTATTGAGTGATAAGCAAAAAGTAAAAATTGGCCACGGCGAAGCCGAAAATAAACAGCCTATTGCGGTATGTGGCCCAGGAACTGGTCTCGGTGTTGCTAATTTAGTAAACATTAACAATCACTGGTACTGTTTAGGTGGCGAAGGGGGACATACCGATTTTGCACCGGTAGATGAACTTGATGTAAAAATATTTCAACAATTAAAAACAACTAAAAAACGACTCTCTTATGAACAGTTACTTTCTGGCTATGGATTAGAACAAATATACCAAGCATTAGTAATAATCAATAATCAAGAAGCGACAAACGCTGAGCAAAGTAAGTTATCCGCTAAAGAAATTAGTACTCAAGCAATAGCTGGAACTTGTCCTATATGCCAACAAGCGTTGTCACAATTTTGCAAAATTTTAGGAAGCTTTTCGGGTAACTTAGCATTAACCACGGGCTCTTTTGGTGGCGTGTACATAGCGGGTGGCATAGTGCCTAGGTTTATCGATTATCTGAAAAACAGTGAGTTTAGAGCAAGGTTTGAAACTAAAGGACGTATGTCTCATTTAAACGAGCAGATACCTACTTACATCATTACCGAAAGCCAACCAGGATTACTCGGTGCGGCTGCTTACCTTAATCAAGTTTTCCCATAG
- a CDS encoding helix-turn-helix domain-containing protein: MWQDILNIHPDCIEDFINFDKLPGQAASLIAFAGMSYLQTEYKIGKTGKGNICLNNENNSGHVHYLISTHAGEGKIKLGNNEYLVKPGSIVLLPAGTPFLYELSGEYWEMCWLLLHDCSEYKFVHQLHPSVYSSINAERLYQTMSLIREFQHGESIYQSDIILRLVEVLVYQIAQTLNMGQQLTKQQQKFHSLIRRVNKQLQLSWTVKQLAAEMHMSEPHFFRLCKKEMGMTPIKLLTHTRLEYACYLLRYTQYNLDQIADTVGYGDSASFAHRFKKDYGLSPGRWRKEQINNFQSNDIENGEKR; the protein is encoded by the coding sequence ATGTGGCAAGATATTTTAAATATTCATCCTGATTGTATAGAGGATTTCATTAATTTTGATAAATTACCAGGCCAAGCAGCTAGTCTTATAGCCTTTGCAGGAATGTCGTATTTACAAACAGAGTATAAAATTGGAAAAACAGGTAAAGGAAATATTTGTTTAAATAATGAAAATAACAGCGGGCATGTTCATTACTTAATTTCTACTCATGCAGGAGAGGGAAAGATCAAGCTTGGTAATAACGAATATTTAGTTAAACCCGGTAGTATTGTTTTACTGCCAGCAGGAACTCCTTTTTTGTATGAACTTTCGGGTGAATATTGGGAAATGTGTTGGTTGTTATTGCATGATTGCTCTGAATATAAGTTTGTTCATCAACTACATCCTTCAGTTTATTCCAGTATAAATGCGGAACGACTGTATCAAACAATGTCACTTATTAGAGAATTCCAACACGGTGAAAGTATTTATCAGTCAGATATTATATTGCGCTTAGTAGAAGTCTTAGTTTATCAAATTGCGCAAACACTGAATATGGGGCAACAACTAACAAAGCAACAACAAAAGTTTCACTCCCTAATACGACGTGTAAATAAGCAATTACAACTGTCTTGGACTGTTAAGCAATTAGCTGCAGAAATGCATATGTCTGAGCCGCATTTTTTTCGTTTATGTAAGAAAGAAATGGGAATGACACCAATCAAATTATTAACTCACACTCGCTTAGAATATGCTTGCTACTTACTTCGTTATACCCAATATAATTTAGACCAAATAGCTGACACAGTAGGCTATGGCGATAGTGCAAGCTTTGCTCACCGTTTTAAGAAAGACTATGGTTTAAGCCCTGGTCGCTGGCGTAAGGAACAGATTAATAATTTTCAATCTAATGACATTGAAAATGGTGAGAAAAGATAA
- a CDS encoding MATE family efflux transporter codes for MSNNEPSSLKQSIKLAWPISLQSILVTMLGMSDIMMVGHLGDTAVASVGLGNRIQFVFLIILAGLASGVGTLSAQHFGAGQIGVIRQIIVKTLVIAAGILLPILLITFLFAGNIMGIATTDPSVINTGTSYLWLTMPSLIFVVVVMIFENALRGLGQVIFPMFISIIAIITNIILNYWLIKGGLGIEPMGVIGAALATLLARALHALLILTYLAKVKHSIFPTTFFCADFYNKQAWTKLLTLVWPMMLSFGVWSLGTFVYQLIYGRIGTQELAVMSLLAPIEGLLVSFFFGFASACAILVGQRLGKNEFSNAWSLAKNYAISAPIITFLLALILLQYQYLVFMPFSNLSSETITLSQEILVLICFGTCLKVFNMTIAMGILRAGGDNKYCMFIDISGMWIISIPLTFMAAFYFMLPLYWVALIAYSEEIIKAVMFIFRMKTRHWLKNLTAESMA; via the coding sequence ATGAGTAATAATGAACCTTCATCATTAAAGCAAAGTATTAAATTAGCTTGGCCTATCTCTTTACAGAGCATATTGGTCACCATGCTAGGTATGAGCGACATTATGATGGTGGGCCACTTAGGTGATACTGCCGTCGCTTCTGTTGGGCTTGGTAACCGAATTCAATTTGTTTTTTTAATAATCTTAGCGGGACTTGCCTCTGGTGTTGGCACTTTATCTGCGCAGCACTTTGGTGCAGGGCAAATAGGTGTGATTAGACAAATAATTGTTAAAACGCTTGTCATTGCTGCCGGAATATTACTGCCTATATTACTGATTACCTTCTTATTCGCTGGCAATATAATGGGTATTGCCACAACAGATCCCAGCGTTATAAACACAGGGACCAGCTATTTGTGGTTAACAATGCCTAGTTTGATTTTTGTTGTCGTTGTGATGATATTTGAAAATGCCTTAAGGGGACTTGGACAAGTAATTTTCCCTATGTTTATTAGTATCATCGCCATTATTACTAATATTATTTTAAACTATTGGTTAATCAAAGGTGGCTTAGGTATAGAGCCAATGGGTGTCATTGGGGCTGCTTTAGCCACACTGCTTGCTCGAGCACTTCATGCTTTATTAATACTTACTTACTTAGCAAAAGTTAAGCACAGTATTTTTCCAACAACGTTCTTTTGTGCTGATTTTTATAACAAACAAGCGTGGACTAAATTACTTACCTTAGTTTGGCCAATGATGTTGAGCTTTGGCGTTTGGTCTTTAGGCACTTTTGTATATCAACTGATATATGGACGAATTGGTACACAAGAGCTTGCTGTCATGAGTCTATTAGCCCCTATCGAAGGTTTACTCGTTTCGTTCTTTTTCGGCTTCGCTTCCGCGTGCGCAATTTTAGTTGGTCAGCGTTTAGGTAAAAATGAGTTTTCAAATGCATGGTCTTTAGCCAAGAACTACGCTATCAGTGCGCCAATCATTACCTTTTTACTTGCGTTAATATTACTCCAATATCAATATTTGGTCTTTATGCCATTCAGTAATTTATCATCAGAAACAATCACATTATCCCAAGAAATTTTGGTATTGATTTGCTTTGGAACCTGTTTAAAAGTATTCAACATGACTATTGCTATGGGGATATTGCGTGCTGGAGGTGATAATAAGTATTGTATGTTCATAGATATATCGGGGATGTGGATAATAAGCATACCATTAACATTTATGGCAGCATTCTACTTTATGTTACCCCTGTATTGGGTCGCTCTCATCGCTTACTCTGAGGAAATAATTAAAGCAGTTATGTTTATTTTCAGAATGAAAACTAGGCACTGGTTAAAAAACCTAACCGCTGAAAGTATGGCGTAG
- a CDS encoding tyrosine-protein phosphatase translates to MNIHPFETLALSNGAKLLFTPCPGTKAVNLEQSILQLKQQGVSMLLTLMFDKEMLENNAIKLPLLCHKYKIQWLQLPIIDDEAPQEAFHQEWQKKKDRILNEIKNKGVVAVHCKGGTGRTGTVISLLLLQLGWSADKIKQEVQLIKPKALRIQKQINYLNSQLKNSADKF, encoded by the coding sequence AGCACTGTCAAATGGGGCAAAGCTATTATTTACACCTTGCCCCGGAACTAAAGCTGTTAACCTTGAGCAGTCAATACTGCAACTCAAGCAACAGGGCGTATCTATGTTGCTTACCCTAATGTTTGATAAAGAAATGCTAGAAAATAATGCCATTAAGCTGCCACTGCTTTGCCATAAATATAAGATCCAGTGGCTACAACTCCCCATTATTGATGATGAAGCCCCGCAAGAGGCGTTTCATCAAGAGTGGCAAAAGAAGAAAGATCGAATCCTGAATGAGATTAAGAATAAAGGGGTGGTAGCTGTACATTGCAAGGGGGGGACAGGACGAACAGGCACTGTTATTTCTTTATTACTATTACAACTTGGCTGGTCAGCAGATAAAATTAAACAAGAAGTACAATTAATAAAACCCAAAGCATTAAGAATTCAAAAGCAAATTAACTATTTAAATAGTCAGTTGAAAAACTCGGCAGATAAGTTTTGA